A region of Rhodamnia argentea isolate NSW1041297 chromosome 9, ASM2092103v1, whole genome shotgun sequence DNA encodes the following proteins:
- the LOC115736947 gene encoding primary amine oxidase-like isoform X1 yields MAGPSSYLRFSLSIFFFSFVLFSIFIPSWYHPSNEPKLRPKRFFPTSKSPVVEEPPRICKTKTRPSSQTIHHPLDPLTAQEITRVGLILRSYPPFESSLPPIHSLSLHEPEKPEVLAWEKGDPLPPRRAFVLALSSGRTHELVVDLGSGRVEAHSIESGSGFPPLTLDDLVAALEVPFASAEFNESILARGVLLSDVKCITPSSGWYGQAEEEKRRVIKVQCFDQEGTSNFYMRPLEGLTMTVDIDKREIVKFLDSGRGIPIPKSAGTEYRYGSVEEEVGCDSAPPLKPISMEQPGGPSFSVEDGHVVKWANWEFHLKADHRAGLVISRARVRDPETGALRSVMYKGFVSELFVPYMDPDDGWYFKTYMDAGEFGMGVTAMSLVPLNDCPRNAYYMDGIFASSDGTPYSQSNMICLFERYAGDISWRHSESPLTGVEIRESRPKVTLVVRMASSVGNYDYIFDWEFQTDGLIRVKASLSGMLMVKGAPFENTKNVPEDYEMTGPLVSENVIGVIHDHFMTFHLDMDIDGSNNSFVNVRLEKEETPPGRSPRKSYVKARRHVARTEGDAKIKLKLYEPSEFHVINPSRLSRLGNPAGYKVVPGGNVASLLDVDDPPQLRNAYTNNQIWVTPYNRSEQWAGGLLVYQSRGDNTLATWSERNRPIEDRDIVLWYTVGVHHVPCQEDFPVMPTVQLSFDLKPVNFFESNPILHAAPYFDKDLPVCTMAASF; encoded by the exons CCTTCCTCATACcttcgtttctctctctccatcttcttcttctccttcgttcTCTTCTCCATATTCATCCCTTCCTGGTATCATCCTTCGAACGAGCCGAAGCTAAGACCGAAGCGCTTCTTCCCTACAAGCAAAAGCCCAGTCGTTGAAGAGCCTCCCCGAATCTGCAAAACCAAGACCCGCCCGTCGTCCCAAACCATCCACCACCCGCTCGACCCGCTCACCGCCCAGGAAATAACCCGGGTCGGGTTGATCCTCCGGTCGTATCCGCCTTTCGAGTCCTCTCTCCCCCCCATCCACTCCCTCTCCCTCCACGAGCCTGAGAAGCCCGAAGTCCTCGCCTGGGAAAAGGGCGACCCTCTCCCGCCCAGACGGGCGTTCGTCCTCGCTCTCTCGAGCGGCCGAACCCACGAGCTCGTGGTCGACCTGGGCTCGGGGCGGGTGGAGGCCCACTCAATAGAGTCCGGGTCGGGTTTCCCGCCCCTCACGCTGGACGACCTGGTCGCCGCTCTCGAAGTCCCGTTCGCGAGCGCGGAGTTCAACGAGTCGATCCTCGCGCGAGGCGTACTGCTGTCGGACGTGAAGTGCATCACCCCGTCGTCGGGATGGTACGGACAGGcggaggaagagaagaggagggtCATAAAAGTTCAGTGCTTTGATCAGGAGGGCACGTCCAATTTCTACATGAGGCCACTTGAGGGCCTCACCATGACGGTGGACATTGACAAGAGGGAGATTGTGAAGTTCTTGGACTCAGGTCGGGGCATTCCGATCCCGAAGAGCGCGGGCACGGAGTACCGCTACGGGTCGGTCGAGGAGGAGGTGGGCTGCGACTCGGCGCCACCTTTGAAGCCCATCTCGATGGAGCAGCCCGGCGGGCCGAGCTTTTCGGTGGAGGACGGGCATGTTGTGAAGTGGGCGAATTGGGAATTTCACCTCAAGGCGGACCATCGGGCGGGGCTGGTGATTTCGCGAGCCAGGGTCCGAGACCCGGAGACCGGGGCGCTAAGGAGCGTGATGTATAAGGGGTTTGTGTCCGAGTTGTTTGTGCCATACATGGACCCCGACGACGGGTGGTACTTCAAGACCTACATGGATGCAG GAGAATTTGGCATGGGGGTGACGGCAATGTCACTTGTGCCACTAAATGACTGCCCTAGGAATGCATACTACATGGATGGCATTTTTGCCTCGTCCGATGGGACGCCCTACTCCCAATCCAACATGATCTGCTTGTTCGAGCGCTACGCCGGCGATATCAGCTGGCGTCACTCTGAGAGCCCTCTCACGGGAGTGGAG ATTAGAGAGTCAAGGCCTAAGGTGACGCTAGTGGTTCGAATGGCATCATCGGTCGGGAATTACGACTACATTTTCGATTGGGAGTTTCAAACAGACGGATTGATTCGAGTCAAG GCGAGTCTATCGGGTATGCTCATGGTGAAAGGAGCTCCGTTTGAGAACACAAAGAATGTGCCCGAAGACTACGAAATGACCGGGCCCCTCGTGTCGGAGAACGTGATCGGCGTCATCCACGACCACTTCATGACGTTCCACCTTGACATGGACATCGACGGCTCAAACAACTCTTTTGTCAACGTCCGCCTCGAGAAGGAGGAGACCCCGCCCGGAAGATCCCCTCGGAAGAGCTATGTGAAGGCGCGCCGCCATGTGGCTCGGACGGAGGGAGACGCAAAGATCAAGCTCAAGCTGTACGAGCCGTCGGAGTTTCATGTGATCAATCCGTCGAGGCTGTCTAGACTGGGAAACCCGGCGGGGTACAAGGTGGTCCCTGGAGGCAACGTGGCGAGCTTGCTTGATGTCGACGATCCTCCGCAGCTCCGAAATGCCTACACTAATAACCAG atttgGGTGACTCCATATAACCGAAGCGAGCAGTGGGCCGGTGGACTCCTGGTGTATCAAAGCAGGGGAGACAACACTTTGGCTACCTGGTCTGAGAG GAACCGCCCTATCGAGGACCGCGACATCGTGCTGTGGTACACCGTCGGGGTTCACCACGTCCCGTGTCAAGAGGACTTCCCGGTGATGCCGACCGTCCAGTTGAGCTTCGATCTGAAACCGGTCAACTTCTTCGAGAGCAATCCGATACTCCATGCCGCACCCTACTTCGACAAGGACCTCCCTGTTTGCACGATGGCCGCTTCATTCTGA